Proteins co-encoded in one Fusarium musae strain F31 chromosome 3, whole genome shotgun sequence genomic window:
- a CDS encoding hypothetical protein (BUSCO:EOG09264A8D), which yields MASRTALRGLSRTLKPSRCSPTFVRPFYSTNAVRGDKSTPTSDRPTHFGYETVTEAEKQQRVAGVFTSVAESYDKMNDFMSLGIHRLWKDYFISSLNPGATNPPGQPQRILDVAGGTGDIAFRHLQHAHEFNCNPNVSVIISDINPDMLAVGRQRSLALPASHQSALSFLEANAEVLPSQIEDNSLDLYTVAFGIRNFSNIPAALKEAHRVLKPGGVFACLEFSKVDKHPIFNTIYKQWSFKGIPLIGQLVAGDRDSYQYLVESIERFPSQTEFRNMIKDAGFVVAGEGYEDLTGGIAAIHKGMKPV from the exons ATGGCCTCGCGTACAGCCCTCCGGGGTCTCTCCCGCACATTAAAACCCTCGAGATGCTCTCCTACTTTCGTTCGGCCATTTTACTCTACCAATGCCGTCCGTGGCGACAAATCAACCCCTACATCTGATCGACCTACCCACTTTGGATATGAGACTGTCACAGAAGCAGAGAAGCAGCAGCGTGTTGCTGGTGTATTTACAAGTGTCGCCGAATCCTACGATAAGATGAATGATTTCATGTCTCTGGGTATTCATCGTCTATGGAA GGACTACTTTATCTCTTCCCTCAACCCCGGTGCTACGAATCCCCCTGGTCAACCTCAGCGCATTCTCGACGTTGCTGGCGGAACCGGCGATATCGCTTTCCGACACCTTCAGCACGCCCATGAGTTCAACTGCAATCCCAACGTCTCCGTTATTATCTCCGACATCAACCCCGACATGCTAGCAGTTGGTCGCCAGCGTTCTCTTGCACTCCCTGCGTCCCACCAATCTGCCCTCTCTTTTCTCGAGGCAAACGCCGAAGTCCTGCCCTCTCAGATTGAGGATAACTCGCTCGATCTTTACACAGTTGCCTTCGGTATTCGcaacttctccaacatcCCAGCTGCTTTGAAGGAAGCCCACCGGGTTCTGAAGCCTGGTGGTGTATTTGCCTGCCTTGAGTTCTCAAAGGTTGACAAGCaccccatcttcaacactaTCTATAAGCAGTGGTCCTTCAAGGGCATTCCTTTGATCGGTCAACTAGTGGCAGGGGACCGCGACAGCTACCAGTATCTGGTCGAGAGTATTGAGAGATTTCCCAGCCAGACCGAGTTTAGAAACATGATCAAGGATGCAGGTTTTGTCGTTGCTGGAGAGGGCTACGAGGACCTGACTGGCGGTATTGCTGCTATTCACAAGGGAATGAAGCCCGTATGA
- a CDS encoding hypothetical protein (EggNog:ENOG41), which yields MAAPRAYNNPGPGYLQNGAGGLPPTGAAPLLPNQGRVLQTGPLRVLCIADVRGNLRSLNDLAKQARADHIIHTGDFGFYDDTSLERIAEKTLKHVAQYSPLISEPVKKAIQQGGPGPVKSRFPPNELPLSELPLLISGEVKLDVPVYTVWGACEDVRVLEKFRTGEYKVPNLHIIDEARSMLLEVGGVKLRLLGLGGAVVMHKLFDNGEGRTTIAGGQGTMWTTLLQMGELVDTAHRVYDPTETRIFITHASPAREGILNQLSVTLKADFSISAGLHFRYGSSYNEFSVNPTLDHYRGKLAASKASFNDVWETVKSEVEPAIQQNEAQQNLLKNALQLVEKMPTTAAGGNPFGGPAAGQASLGQVDESAFKNMWNFNLADAAFGYLVLEIQDGRIGTEMRAQGFNFSHRGAKQQPGIPPTTAGPAGIPSPTPPSTQSSVPPPTSRQPSTVQAAKPAVATPLPGPPKPATPQPAPSSNSPAPAPPSKDTEKATAPASAPANGSAHPERVSSPAPKTPASDIIGLFIMNVNTEDQCRDLFSEEDKNKILKVDKWGNSNKVVQFKTTEDRDAALARLPEDVKTRTQEDRSKPLVKIFQHREGKTYANRGGAGNWGASGRGGATNTSGYRSAGGASDSESNRRGGRGGRGRGGDRGRGGRGRGGLKGETGTSSPAAAPATPAAD from the exons ATGGCTGCT CCGCGAGCATACAACAACCCGGGCCCAGGCTACCTTCAGAACGGTGCTGGTGGTCTTCCTCCCACTGGTGCTGCACCACTTTTGCCCAACCAGGGCCGCGTCCTTCAAACCGGTCCTCTAAGAGTTCTGTGTATTGCCGATGTTCGAG GAAATCTGAGATCACTCAATGATCTTGCGAAACAAGCCCGAGCTGACCATATCATCCACACCGGTGATTTTGGTTTCTACGACGACACTTCCCTGGAACGAATCGCCGAGAAGACGCTTAAGCATGTTGCTCAGTATTCGCCCCTGATTTCGGAGCCCGTAAAGAAGGCTATTCAACAAGGAGGACCAGGCCCCGTAAAGTCCCGATTTCCGCCAAATGAGCTTCCTCTCTCGGAGCTGCCTCTCCTTATCAGCGGTgaggtcaagcttgatgttcCCGTTTATACCGTCTGGGGCGCTTGCGAAGATGTCCGAGTACTAGAGAAGTTCCGAACCGGCGAGTACAAGGTCCCAAACCTGCACATCATCGACGAGGCTCGATCAATGCTACTAGAGGTTGGCGGTGTCAAGTTGCGACtacttggtcttggtggtgctgTTGTCATGCATAAGCTTTTCGACAATGGCGAAGGTCGTACTACCATTGCTGGTGGTCAGGGTACTATGTGGACAACTCTCCTGCAAATGGGTGAGCTTGTCGACACGGCGCATCGAGTTTACGATCCTACCGAAACCCGCATCTTTATCACACATGCGTCCCCTGCTCGTGAGGGCATCTTGAATCAACTCTCTGTAACCCTGAAGGCCGACTTCTCTATCTCTGCCGGACTCCACTTCCGATATGGAAGCTCTTACAATGAGTTCAGCGTCAACCCTACTCTCGACCATTACCGTGGCAAGCTTGCTGCCTCCAAGGCTTCTTTTAACGATGTCTGGGAGACTGTCAAGAGTGAGGTGGAGCCTGCCATCCAACAGAATGAGGCGCAACAGAATCTTCTGAAGAATGCCCTGCAACTCGTCGAGAAGATGCCAAccactgctgctggtggCAACCCCTTTGGCGGCCCGGCTGCTGGCCAGGCTTCCCTCGGACAAGTCGACGAAAGTGCCTTCAAGAATATGTGGAACTTTAACCTTGCTGATGCGGCTTTTGGCTACCTGGTTCTCGAGATTCAGGATGGCCGTATTGGTACTGAGATGCGTGCTCAGGGCTTCAACTTCTCTCACCGTGGCGCCAAGCAGCAGCCCGGAATTCCTCCCACCACAGCTGGCCCAGCTGGTATTCCTTCTCCTACCCCTCCCTCGACCCAGTCCAGTGTCCCCCCTCCTACCAGCCGACAGCCTTCAACAGTCCAGGCTGCTAAGCCTGCTGTCGCAACTCCTCTGCCCGGCCCTCCCAAGCCGGCGACTCCCCAACCTGCCCCAAGCTCGAACAGTCCTGCTCCCGCCCCGCCCAGCAAAGACACTGAGAAGGCCACAGCTCCGGCTTCCGCTCCAGCTAATGGTTCAGCGCACCCTGAGCGTGTTTCTTCTCCCGCTCCCAAGACACCTGCCTCGGACATCATCGGTCTTTTCATTATGAATGTCAACACCGAGGATCAGTGTCGAGATCTGTTCAgcgaggaggacaagaacaagattctTAAGGTTGACAAGTGGGGTAACTCAAACAAGGTTGTTCAGTTCAAGACGACAGAGGACCGTGATGCTGCTTTGGCCAGACTTCCTGAGGATGTCAAGACTAGAACCCAGGAGGATCGATCCAAGCCTTTGGTCAAGATTTTCCAACATCGCGAGGGCAAGACATATGCCAACCGAGGTGGTGCTGGTAACTGGGGTGCCAGCGGACGCGGCGgtgccaccaacaccagtgGATATCGCAGCGCTGGAGGAGCCAGTGATTCCGAATCTAACCGACGCGGTGGACGTGGTGGTCGCGGCCGTGGCGGAGATCGTGGACGGGGTGGACGTGGTCGAGGAGGCCTCAAGGGCGAGACGGGCACCTCTTCGCCTGCCGCTGCTCCCGCCACACCCGCCGCCGATTAA
- a CDS encoding hypothetical protein (EggNog:ENOG41), producing MMTSSRPRGDVGGSFASRRGHSSQLSISDPSHHVTEAIGTLYGDEDDSGSEGGRPLSVNRPLSFIGGPTPYQESLPRPPPDDRFLSVDTRRGLKRTDSESSAGETSPVNGDPTKRPQPLSQGQRSNSFEQGPKSPLSPTLSLRDVQADSQFSLTNIDNPNDIAQELSNLQALRRLSMDVGNNKDPDMPPMSLMAMPTIAPSGDDDENDPSRLLWVPARVHPELAPGEFKSFLENRVHSIRRRSGDSFLSADTDTSEGDPGAGGLRRKKSMLSRQIDNSGDGGALGYIDGAERLDRKRSRGHSHELSLEELVKDPTKAVQKFAQESQVAPSGPESNADDMPILPAAPGMGLRRSTRTTYRKGGSLRTGPLARRSGHRQQPSEDSNFAALEAPPGHGLTRVQSEPVADNYSQQNRTVKRSHKFSQESVEDFDSYDETRQGANNSELKRAETFQDQLPIRSSPSLPTIETSTYQDAHDQHEQKFPKRSSSQNAKTHPVSQRMSEPEPVIEEEPSRPSRRSIGRQPASQPSQQQHTSRSSYPQSQSLNDNLAANPSLLPGSGSSRTDSLTFIPTLNQDERKSEKKSKKDRDDDSSSTKSSGSAWKWFKSTSDDKEKKKEESKKSKTKSLGERVQDNVRLDVIQTSIDKNAPKGRESLVLDRDNVESKLQEERKKESHRKSDSKRDKDGSIFSSIFGGSKKKEEKERNAKKTHHLKVPEEPVYKPLVPDVDYHWTRFPLLEERAIYRMAHIKLANPRRPLLSQVLLSNFMYSYLAIVQAMHPQMNVPISPQQKRLEEEARRKQQEQEYLAQQQMQEEQDAQEAMDQYDFDYHRAAVQYGESGNGEVDYVDDAQIYEDEHGTDHHQDYGYDDPEGYGPGSKEYYHQYHDNGNDRRQDGREDMW from the exons ATGATG ACATCATCTCGACCCCGCGGCGATGTTGGCGGCAGTTTTGCCAGCAGACGCGGCCATTCCAGTCAACTTTCGATTTCTGATCCAAGCCATCATGTCACCGAGGCTATTGGTACCCTGTatggcgatgaggacgattCAGGATCAGAAGGTGGTCGGCCATTGAGTGTAAATCGTCCACTGAGCTTCATAGGCGGCCCGACACCTTACCAAGAATCGCTCCCTCGACCACCCCCAGATGATCGATTTTTGTCTGTAGACACACGAAGAGGACTTAAGCGAACCGATTCCGAATCGTCCGCCGGCGAGACATCACCTGTTAATGGCGACCCGACCAAACGCCCTCAACCGCTTTCACAAGGCCAGCGAAGTAACTCATTTGAACAAGGACCAAAATCACCGTTATCCCCCACGCTTTCACTTCGCGATGTTCAGGCCGACTCGCAATTCTCTCTCACGAACATTGATAATCCGAATGACATCGCTCAGGAGTTGAGTAATTTACAGGCCCTCAGGCGGCTATCGATGGATGTTGGAAACAACAAGGATCCTGATATGCCACCCATGTCTTTAATGGCTATGCCGACCATAGCACCAAGtggtgacgacgatgagaacGACCCTTCAAGACTACTCTGGGTGCCCGCTAGAGTGCATCCGGAGTTGGCTCCCGGCGAGTTTAAGTCGTTTCTTGAAAACAGAGTTCATTCGATAAGACGAAGGTCTGGAGACTCTTTTCTATCTGCTGATACTGATACTAGTGAAGGCGACCCGGGCGCTGGGGGCctaagaagaaagaagtccATGCTGTCACGTCAAATAGACAATTCAGGAGACGGCGGTGCTCTCGGTTACATCGATGGTGCTGAGCGATTAGATCGAAAACGCTCACGGGGCCACAGCCATGAACTCAGTCTGGAAGAACTCGTCAAAGATCCCACGAAAGCCGTTCAGAAATTTGCTCAGGAATCTCAAGTGGCACCCTCTGGACCTGAGAGCAATGCAGACGACATGCCAATTTTACCTGCTGCCCCAGGTATGGGACTGCGGAGGTCAACTCGAACAACATATCGCAAGGGCGGTAGCCTGCGTACTGGACCTTTGGCTCGACGGTCTGGACATAGACAACAACCTAGTGAGGATTCGAATTTTGCTGCGCTGGAAGCACCACCCGGTCACGGTCTTACACGAGTCCAGTCGGAGCCTGTGGCAGACAACTACTCACAACAAAATCGCACAGTCAAGCGATCACACAAGTTCTCTCAGGAGTCAGTGGAAGATTTCGATTCATATGATGAAACAAGGCAAGGGGCCAACAACAGCGAGCTCAAACGTGCAGAGACATTTCAAGATCAGCTACCCATCCGGTCTTCGCCGAGTCTTCCAACAATTGAGACCTCAACTTACCAAGACGCTCATGATCAGCATGAACAGAAGTTTCCAAAACGGTCATCGTCCCAAAACGCAAAGACTCACCCTGTTTCTCAAAGAATGTCGGAACCCGAGCCCGTGATAGAGGAAGAACCTAGCCGCCCCAGTCGACGAAGCATTGGCCGACAGCCTGCGTCTCAGCCTTCACAACAGCAGCATACCTCTCGATCATCATATCCTCAAAGCCAATCCTTGAACGATAATCTTGCGGCAAACCCTTCGCTGCTCCCTGGAAGCGGCTCATCGCGAACTGATAGCCTCACTTTCATACCTACACTGAACCAGGATGAGCGAAAATCTGAAAAGAAATCGAAGAAGGATCGGGACGACGACTCAAGCTCGACTAAGTCCTCCGGAAGCGCCTGGAAATGGTTCAAGAGCACAAGTGAtgataaagaaaagaagaaagaagagagtaagaagtccaagactAAATCACTCGGCGAAAGAGTTCAAGACAACGTACGGTTAGATGTCATTCAAACATCGATTGATAAAAATGCTCCCAAGGGTCGTGAGAGTCTGGTCCTTGACCGTGACAACGTGGAAAGCAAGTTGCAGGAAGAACGAAAGAAGGAGAGCCACCGCAAGAGTGATTCCAAGAGGGACAAGGATGGTAGTATCTTCTCGTCCATCTTCGGTGGAagtaagaagaaggaggagaaagagcgAAATGCGAAGAAGACACACCATCTCAAGGTTCCCGAGGAGCCAGTATATAAGCCCCTAGTCCCAGATGTGGATTACCACTGGACAAGATTtcctcttctcgaggagagAGCGATATATCGAATGGCTCATATCAAGTTGGCCAACCCCCGTCGGCCCTTGCTCAGCCAAGTTCTACTGAGCAACTTCATGTACAGTTACCTGGCTATAGTTCAGGCGATGCATCCTCAAATGAACGTGCCAATTTCGCCGCAGCAGAAACGcttggaggaagaagctcgacgcaagcaacaagagcagGAATACCTGGCTCAACAGCAAATgcaggaagagcaagatgcccaagaagccatggATCAATACGACTTCGATTATCATCGG GCCGCGGTACAATACGGCGAGTCTGGTAACGGAGAGGTTGATTATGTTGACGATGCTCAGATTTATGAGGATGAGCATGGCAcagatcaccaccaagactaTGGCTACGACGATCCAGAAGGGTACGGGCCAGGATCCAAGGAATATTACCATCAGTACCATGACAATGGGAACGATCGTCGGCAGGATGGGCGAGAGGATATGTGGTAA